ACCGTACTTCATGCATGAACCGTTTCTCGCGACCGATCTTCTCGCGCTTCGGGGGCGCTCGCTGTAGCACGCTCTGTGAGGCGGTGCAGGGCTTCAACGGTTCGATCGCGGACGCGCTTCCCCGCGATCAGAAATCCGCGGCGAGGGTGAAGAAGGAGATCGGGGGCCCGAGGTTCCGGCGGAAGTCGGTGAGCTGGCCCCAGTCCCAGCGGAGCACGAAGAAGCCGAGGTTGACTCGCGCGCCGAAGCCGTACGCGAAGCCGTACGCGTCCTCCACGCGCCCAGTGATCGGCTCCGCCCGCACGAGCTGCATGGGCGCCATCCTCTTTCCGTCGCCGTACCAGCCTGCGGCTCCGTCGAGGAAGACCACGCCGTTGATCCCCCGAAGGTCGAGAGGAAGGGGCCAACCGAAGCGCACCTGCTCGATGAACGGATAGCGGAACTCGAGGTTGAGGAGCCCGACGCGCGTGGCGCGGAGATCGCCGTAGTCGATCCCGCGGAACGTGTACGGGCCGCCAACGCGGAAGTACTGGAGGTCCTCCCCGACGGTTCCTCCCGCGATGAGACGCCCGGCGAACGTGAAGCGGTGGCGGAGGTTCAGGTACTTCCGATAGTCGACGATCCCCGTTCCGAAACTGAGATCGCCGAAGGCGTGCTCGACCGAGACGCGCGACCGGCTTCCGTTGATCGGCCCGGTGTATCCGTAGAGAACATTGTCCCGCACGAGCGCGAGGAACGGCTCGGCGAAATACTGCGCCTTGCCGCGCACCTCGCGGTACCCATAATACGACTCCACGTAGATCGAGTTCGTGATCGACTCGCCCCGCAGGCCGAACTCGACGCGCGAGAACTTCGAGAACGGCCGGCTCCCCATGAGTTGGATCCCGCGATAGACCTGGCTCTGGAATTCCGGGTTGGTCTCGGCCGTGTAGAGATAGTAGTCGTTGCGATACTGATAGAGGGCGACGCCGTAGTTCATCCGGCGGGTCAAGTTCGCGTAGGAGAGGTAGAGGTCCGCGTCGGAGAGCGATCCGTAGATCCCGGCGGCGAAGCTGATCGTGTGGTTTCCGAGAATGTCGCTGAAGGAGATCGCGCTCTGCCCGAGGAAGCCGACGTTGGACGCGAACGCCGCCCCCCCGTAGACGAAATCTTGCGTGAAGCGGAGCCCGTAGCGTTTGTGCTCGAACTCCGAAGTATCGGGGAGCGCCTCGAGATCGGATCCGCCCGCCGCGCGCTCCTCGAGACGCTCCGCCTTCGGCGCTTCTCCCTCGGGGAAGACCGCGCGGAGATCGAAAAATCGGTACGAGGCCCCCTTCGCCGAGGAGGCGGCCGGCGGCGGATCGGAGGGCGCTTCGTCGAGGAGGAGACGCGCCTCCTGATCGGCGAAGTCCGCGAGTGAAAGAGGGGCCGCCTCGCCGCGCGCCGAAGACCCGTCGGACCGCGCGATCACCGCCGGCATCGGCTCCTCCTCCGGCCGCGGAGCGGGGGCCGGAACCGCCTTCAGCCGGAGTGGGTCGTTTAGGACATAAAGGTTCCATGTCCCGCGCGAGAAAGCGGAGAAGACGAGCACCTCTCCGTTTCGCGACCAGCTGATCGGCGGCGCGCTCGGAATGATCCCCGTGATCCCCGTGATGATGTTCGTCAGCGGAAAGACGCGCTCTGTCTCGAGCTCCATCGCGTAGAGATTCGACACGCCGCCCCGGTCGGAAACGAAGAGGATCTCCTTCCCGTCCGGAGACCATTGAGGGGTGATGTTTTTCCCTTCCATCCCGGGAAGGACCTTCACCTCGCCGGTCGCGCGATCGAGAAGCGCGATCCGCAAGTCGCCGAACACGAGCTTCTCGAAATCGGTCCCGCTCCCGCGATCGGTGGCGAAGGCGATCGTCTTCCCGTCGGGGGACCAGGCCGGATCGAGGCACGCGTAGCGGTCCCCCGTGAGGCGCGTGAGCTCCTCGCCGTCCGCGCGGCACGTGAAAAGATTCGACCGCCCCCCCTCGAGCGCGACGAAGACGAGGTGCTCCGCGTCCGGAGACCAGGAGGGAGAGAGAACGCCGTCGAAGCCGAACGTCAGCTTCCGATGCACGCGGCGTCGATCCACGTCGTAAATGTAGATCGCGTCCTCCGCCCCGACCTTCGCGGGGAACGCGATGAAGCGCTCGTCCGGCGACCAGCTGATCGACGTGCGGAAGAAGCGGAGCGATTCGAAGCCCCCCGTCCGCTCTCCCTTGACGAGTCGGCTCAGGATCTTGCCGTCCTTCGTGCTCGCCAGGTACATGTCCGAGTACATCGCCCGGTCCGAGACGAAGACGACTCGTTCTCCGCTCGGCGAGACGGCCGGAGCAAGATTGATGTTCGAAAGATCCTTCTCCGGATCGGTGATCGCCCGCGCGATCTTCTCCGGCTTCACGTAGTCCGCGATCTGAGGGAGGTACGTGCGGCGGACGTCCTCGAGCCACTCGTCGGAGAACTTGTTCAAGGGGATGCCGAGGACCGACTGGAAGGCTTGGTTCACGCCGCCCACGCGGGGCGTCGCGCGAAGGATCTCGCCGATCTTCTCATCCCCGTACTTCTCGCCGAGGAACTCGAAGATCGATTGCCCGAAGCGATACACGCGGATGTCGCCGACTCTCGAGAGCACCTCGATCGGGATGAGGTAGCCTTGAAGAGCGGCGTCGCGGAGCCACATCTCGGTGTGCCGGTCGATCGCGGGTTTCGAGAGGTACTCGCACATCCCCTCCATGAACCAGAGCGGCGGAGAGAACCCGAGCGTGTTCGCGACCACGCTCCCCGAGGAGCCGAAGAGGATCTCCACTTGGAACGCGTGCACCATCTCGTGCGTGAGAACGTGCTCGAGCTCCGCGTACGATCCGGTGAAGGGGAGCACCACGCGGCGCTTCAAGAACTCGGTGAGGCCGCCGGTTCCCTCCTCGATGAGGGTCGTCGTGATGTTCGTCTGTTGGAAGTCGGAGTGGGAGGCGTACAGAATGAGCGGGATCGGCCGGACCATCTCGTAGCCGAGAACGCGCGACAGGCGGGCGTAGGATCGCTCCGCCATCCGCGCGGCGTCGATCGCCGCCTCCTTCTCGCTCTCGTAGTAGAAGACCTCGAAGTGCTCCGTCTTGATGATCTTCCAGTCGAAATCCTTGTACTGGACCTTGTTCTTCCCGAAGTACTGCGCCTCGGCGCCGCCCATGAGGCCGGAGAGGAGAAGAAGAACCGCCGCGATTCGAACCCGAGCCGTCATCGAAACCTCGGAGGGAAGGGGCTACCCGCAAAGAGTA
This is a stretch of genomic DNA from Candidatus Eisenbacteria bacterium. It encodes these proteins:
- a CDS encoding PD40 domain-containing protein, translating into MTARVRIAAVLLLLSGLMGGAEAQYFGKNKVQYKDFDWKIIKTEHFEVFYYESEKEAAIDAARMAERSYARLSRVLGYEMVRPIPLILYASHSDFQQTNITTTLIEEGTGGLTEFLKRRVVLPFTGSYAELEHVLTHEMVHAFQVEILFGSSGSVVANTLGFSPPLWFMEGMCEYLSKPAIDRHTEMWLRDAALQGYLIPIEVLSRVGDIRVYRFGQSIFEFLGEKYGDEKIGEILRATPRVGGVNQAFQSVLGIPLNKFSDEWLEDVRRTYLPQIADYVKPEKIARAITDPEKDLSNINLAPAVSPSGERVVFVSDRAMYSDMYLASTKDGKILSRLVKGERTGGFESLRFFRTSISWSPDERFIAFPAKVGAEDAIYIYDVDRRRVHRKLTFGFDGVLSPSWSPDAEHLVFVALEGGRSNLFTCRADGEELTRLTGDRYACLDPAWSPDGKTIAFATDRGSGTDFEKLVFGDLRIALLDRATGEVKVLPGMEGKNITPQWSPDGKEILFVSDRGGVSNLYAMELETERVFPLTNIITGITGIIPSAPPISWSRNGEVLVFSAFSRGTWNLYVLNDPLRLKAVPAPAPRPEEEPMPAVIARSDGSSARGEAAPLSLADFADQEARLLLDEAPSDPPPAASSAKGASYRFFDLRAVFPEGEAPKAERLEERAAGGSDLEALPDTSEFEHKRYGLRFTQDFVYGGAAFASNVGFLGQSAISFSDILGNHTISFAAGIYGSLSDADLYLSYANLTRRMNYGVALYQYRNDYYLYTAETNPEFQSQVYRGIQLMGSRPFSKFSRVEFGLRGESITNSIYVESYYGYREVRGKAQYFAEPFLALVRDNVLYGYTGPINGSRSRVSVEHAFGDLSFGTGIVDYRKYLNLRHRFTFAGRLIAGGTVGEDLQYFRVGGPYTFRGIDYGDLRATRVGLLNLEFRYPFIEQVRFGWPLPLDLRGINGVVFLDGAAGWYGDGKRMAPMQLVRAEPITGRVEDAYGFAYGFGARVNLGFFVLRWDWGQLTDFRRNLGPPISFFTLAADF